TTTTACCTGGTGCAATAAGAGGTGGACATAAGATGGCTGATCTTACTATGAAAGACCACATGATATTAGATGCTTTAACAGATGCTTATCATAATATTCATATGGGAATTACTGCTGAAAATATAGCAGAAAAGTATGGAATAACAAGAGAAGAACAAGATGCTTTTGCATTAGAATCTCAAAAGAAAGCCATTGCAGCAGTTGATTCTGGAAGATTTAAAGATGAAATAGTTCCAGTGATTATTCCTAATAAAAAAGGAGATATTACATTTGATACTGATGAATATCCAAACAGAAAAACAGATGCAGAAAAGTTAGCTAAATTAAAACCTGCTTTCAAAAAAGATGGATCAGTTACAGCAGGAAACGCTTCTGGACTTAACGATGGAGCATCATTTGTAATGCTTGCATCTGAAGAAGCAGTTAAAAAATATAATTTAAAACCATTAGTTGAAATAATAGCAACAGGTACTGGTGGAGTAGATCCTTTAATAATGGGTATGGGACCAGTTCCAGCAATAAGAAAAGCATTTAATAAAACAGATTTAAAATTAAAAGATATGGAATTAATTGAATTAAATGAAGCATTTGCTGCTCAATCATTAGGTGTTATAAAAGAACTTTGTAAAGAACATGGAGTAACTCCTGAATGGATTAAAGAAAGAACAAATGTAAATGGTGGAGCAATAGCATTAGGACATCCAGTTGGAGCTTCTGGAAACAGAATAACTGTTACATTAATCCATGAAATGAAGAAAAGAGGAGTAGAATATGGTTTAGCTTCTCTATGTATAGGTGGAGGAATGGGAACTGCTCTTATTCTTAAAAATGTAAAATAGTTAAAAGTAAATAATTAAAAGTTTAAAAGGATTAGTTTCTAATATTTAGAAATTAATCCTTTTTTGTGTAAAAAGAAAAGGTATCCAATTTCCTGAATACCTAATCTTATATTTCTAAAATTTAGTTTTTAGAATACATATCCTGCTTTTACACCAATTTTTACATTACTTTCAGCCGAATTAGAAATATAAGTTCCTTCTAATCCATAGTTAAACCCAGTAGCTTTTTGTACATTATAATCAATTAAAATTTTTACTGCATCTTTTTTAACTCTATCACCTTTAATATTAAAAGATGAAGTACTTCCAGCTATTCTAGCTTTTAAATCATCATTTTTATAACCATATAATCCAGAAATACCACTTATAGAAGCTGTTAAATTGCTTTTTCCATCAATATCATATAAGGTCTTGCTCATTCCAACACCAACTTCACTGTCAAGATAATTATAATTTTTAGAATCTACATCAACAGCTAAACCATTGTTTTCTTTAACTTTTCCTTGTTTTAAGAAAGTATAAGAAAGAATTCCTTTAAACTGAAGTGCAACATCTTCTTGTATAGGATAGCTAATAACAAAACCTGTGTAAGTATTTAAACCTTTAACTTTAACTTTTCCTTTTGAATCAAATCCTTGATAGTTATTTCTTAAATGTCTTTCTGTTTTATAACTACCATATTGAACACCAAGTCCATTAATCCAATTAATTTTAGAAGAAATAACTTCTTGATTATAGTAAGTACCTAAGTAAGCACTTGTACCTTTTACAGTTGAATCAGTTGGAGTTGATTCTGCACTTCTTTTGCTATGAGTTATTTTATGGTTTGTATTTGCTCCTCCAACCATAAATCCCATACTTGCATTTTCTTTAAATTTATATTCATAAATTCCATATGCAGTATAAATATTTCCTTTAAAATTATCTTGAACAGTTCTACTAGAAATAAATCCTCCTCTAGTATAATGTTTCTTTTCAATTAAAGAACGATTAACATCAAAAGGGATATTTGTATAAGTAGAAATTTCATTTTTTGCAATTTTATTTACTTTAGAGTAGATATTTGTATCTTTTAATTGAGAAAGCATATCTTTTAATTCTTTCAATGCTTCTTCTTCTCTTAATGTATAATGAAGCATTCCCCTTAGATTTTTATATAGAGTTTGCTCATTACCATCATACTGAGTAATAGATTTTTCTAATTCTTCTAATAAATTCTTTTTATAAGCTAATTGTTTATCTATATTCTTTTTTAAACCTATTACCTTATTATATAAGCTTCTCATTCCTTCTTGATTTGTATTATTTAATGCTTTAATATCATTAATTAGTGACACAATAGATCCTAATTCTGCCTCAGGATATTGTGTTGCTAAATTTTCTAAGGTATTTTTATCAATTTTATCAACTATATTTTTAATTTCTTTTAAAGTTTCTTCAGCACGATTTTTTATTTGTTTTTCTTCAGCTTTTCCAACTTCTGAATTTTTATAATCAGCACTTTTTTGATAAAAATTATCATAATCTGTCCAAATTTCAGAAATACTTGCCATTGGTGTTGTAATATCAAAACCATTATTGTAAGGATTAATAAACTTTCCTAAATCAACTTTTTTATATTCTTCATTTTGATGTAATTCATTCAATTTTTTCAATTTTCTTTTTGAAGCACTAATAAGTGGAGAATCTTGTAATTTATTAATCTCATTTATAGCTTCTTGTTTTTTATCATTGTCTAAATTAAATTCACTTAAATCTTTAAGAATATCTTCTGGCTTC
This Fusobacterium animalis 7_1 DNA region includes the following protein-coding sequences:
- a CDS encoding acetyl-CoA C-acetyltransferase; the protein is MSKVYVVAAKRSAIGSFLGSLAPLKPGDLGAQIVKNILEETKVDPANIDEVIVGNVLSAGQAQGVGRQVSIRAGIPYEVPAYSVNIICGSGMKSIITAFSNIKAGEANLVIAGGTESMSGAGFILPGAIRGGHKMADLTMKDHMILDALTDAYHNIHMGITAENIAEKYGITREEQDAFALESQKKAIAAVDSGRFKDEIVPVIIPNKKGDITFDTDEYPNRKTDAEKLAKLKPAFKKDGSVTAGNASGLNDGASFVMLASEEAVKKYNLKPLVEIIATGTGGVDPLIMGMGPVPAIRKAFNKTDLKLKDMELIELNEAFAAQSLGVIKELCKEHGVTPEWIKERTNVNGGAIALGHPVGASGNRITVTLIHEMKKRGVEYGLASLCIGGGMGTALILKNVK